TGGCAACGCGAAATGATAGTAACTGGAACCTTATTAGGCTGGGTCGTTGCAAAGATAAACTTAACATGCTCTGGTGGCTCTTCTAATGTCTTAAGAAGAGCATTGAAAGCAGCCTCTGTCAACATATGGACCTCATCTATTATATATATTTTAAATTTAGATTGAGCCGGCTTTAATTTAACATTTTCACGCAGATCACGAACCTGGTCTATCCCCCTGTTGGAAGCCCCGTCAATCTCTAAAACATCAAGGCTGCTCCCTTCTTTTATCTGAAGACAATTGCCGCATTTAAGACAAGGGTTTGGAAGGAGAGATTCTTTGCAGTTTAATGCTTTTGCCAAAACACGGGCTGTCGTAGTCTTACCTACCCCTCGAGGACCTGCAAAAAGATAGGCATGAGAAACTCTATCAAGCTTAATTGCATTCTTTAATATTTCAACAATATGGTCTTGAGCAGCTATATCATCGAAATTCTGAGGACGCCACTTTCTTGCTAAGGCTAAATAACTCAAAGTATCTCCCTCTCTATATAAAAACTTTTTGCAAATTTATTACTAATATGGCGGAGAGGCCGGGATTTGAACCCGGGGACCCTTTTTACAGGGTCAACCGCTTAGCAGGCGGCTGCTTTCGGCCGCTCAGCCACCTCTCCGTCTATTTTAAATTGTAACTCTTTTTTCTTTAAAGAACTTCTGAACCAAAAAAGCGCAATCTTCTTTAAAAAGACCGCTCTCTACTTTTACCTTATGATGCGTATCTTTATATTTTGTAATATCCAACAGGGAACCAAAAGCTCCTTGCCTATTATCTGAAGCTCCGTATATCAATTTATCTACCCGCGCCAGTATTAACGCACCAGCACACATTATACAAGGTTCGATTGTAACATAGATATTGCATCCATTCAATCTTTCGTACTTTAAGTAATCCGCTGCTTGTGTTATAGCAAGAATCTCTGCGTGAGCAGTAGGATCCTTGAGCATTCTTACCTGATTATGTGCCCGGGCTATTATCTTGTTTTGATATACTATAACCGCCCCAATGGGCACCTCGTCTTTATTCCGCGCTTTAAAGGCTTCTTTTAAAGCCTCCTGCATATAAAAACTGTCATTCATCATATAGAAGACATATACGCCTGGAGGGACTCGAACCCCCAGTCTACTGGTTCGTAGCCAGCCGCTCTATCCAATTGAGCCACAGGCGCATAAAGTTTAATTATCGTTAGAAAAATCTGCAAAATATAGATAAAGATTAGCAGAAAACCACAATGGAGTAAATACGAAAACTATTTTTAAAATAGAGAAATGGGCTTAGTTCAGGTGTCTATCGCCCTATTTATCCTCAGGAGTCCAAAGAATAACATCAATGCTCCCCAGGTAATGAATGAATATATTTCAAAAAGATCACCTGCCCAGCTATAAACTACAAACTCGCTTGTTAAAGAGCAAAAAACAAATGATAAGATAAGCATGATTAAAGATACTCTGTCTTTAATCTTCTTTTCAAAAATAAAATAAAACATGGTCATAGCTGGGATAAGAAGCCAGACGAAAGAGTTCTTCCAACCATTAGGATTAAGAAGGGCCACCAATATTGCAATAAGACCAAAGTTTATCCGCAAATCTCTTTTAGGTAATACGGCAATGATTAAAAGCATTAAAGACACGGCTATGAATACAATCGATATTGCCTTATCAGATAATTGAAATAACTGCGTTGAATACCATTGGTTTTGAGAAAAGAGCCTTCTAAACGCTGCCAATAAAGACTGATTAGGATAACAAGTTATAGAATATTTATCCAATGAGCTCTGAAATAAAAAAACAATATTTCCCTGACTAAGCTGTACCATTCTTCTAAAACCAGTAATTATAATCGGAGAAAAATAGAGCAATGGAGCAAAAAAGATTACACGCATTATATACTTATAATCTTTTTTCAAAATAAATAACGGCAAGAATAGAAGCGAGAGATACTTGAACAAAATAGATGCAACAAGAAAAAAAGACGAGGCTATCTTTCTATCTTTAAGATAAAAATAAAGAGCAAAAACAGTAAAAGCTAAAAAAGATATATTGGCTTGTCCTTGGTCTAAATTCTCCAGTATAAAGCGGAAGCTGTATATGAATCCTAATAACACAATCAAGATATAACGTTTTGAATTTAAGATTCTTACCAAACAATAAAAAATCAAAACCATAAAAACCCAATTAATAAGGTGCCAGAGCAAAGCTGCTTGATACTCACTGAGAAAAGATAATGGAGATATTAGAAAAGCGTAGAAAGGAGGATACTTAAAATACGAAACCTCACCTTCATAAGTATAGAGCTCCTCTCCAGACTTAAATCTTTCAGCAGTTGTATGAAGAACATGAAAATCAGAATAATTCCTCTTAGGGGCTCTGTGTATATAACGAAATACCGAAACAACCATTAAAAGAACGATTAAGATTAACAGTATCTTGTTTTTCATTCTTCTAAACCAATCTTATAATTAAAGTCTAACGGTTTTCCACTTTTAAGAAACAGGTTATTAAAAACAACACAGACAATCTTGCCTTCTGCAATATTTAAATCAGGAACTTCTATTTGAAAAAATCCCTGCTTAGATTTAGAGAATGCAAGAGCAGGAAGACTGTTCTGGCTAGAGTTTAACAATATTTTATTATCATTACTTTTTGTAAGAGGAAGATAGCCCCATCTATCTTTAACATTGTCCGGCAAACCGCCCTTAAATGGCCCCAAAGACCAAGAGTCATATTTTTTATTTAAAAAAATACCAATCTTCAATTCTTTTAACTCTGTATTCTCTAAGGAGTAAACTCTAAAACTCCATAGAATATTGTTTCTCTTAACTCTTATCTTCAACTCTATTTGAAAACATATATTCTCCCAATAGAGATCAAATATATCGCAATTTTTATCACCTACAGAGCTCCAAATAGCATCTCTACTGTCCAATATCCTGTCATTATGGTGGCATGTTACAACAACCCCGCATTCAGATGTTATTTCACTTTGCTTATAGTACAACTTTACACCTTTATCTATAATCAGATCCAAAAAACTGGATCTCTTAAGAGATAGAGGCTCCTTCTCTTCATTAAGCTCATCCCCAGCTCCAACAATTTGAAACTCCTTTTTCTCCAATATCTCCTTATCTTCTTTTATCTTCAAATAAGATTTGGACATTTCTCTAAAACCAAGAAAAAGTTTAACATCAAGCTTATTATTGCTGCAGGTCCTAATAATTTTATTTCTAAAGGCTAGGAATCTAAAGCTATACTTTGTAAGAGAACTCTCCATCCTCAGACTTAAAGGTATAGAGCTTTCAATCTTGCTCATCTCAACCCCAAAAGGAGACTCTCCTTCTGTCATAGCCCAAACACTCTGAACATCACCTAGATCTAAGCTCTTCCAATTATCATCTAAAATAGGAAATTCTCCCTGATAAGATTTGGAATACCAATATTTATAAAACTCTGAGAGCATCAGCCCCATCTTAGCATCGTTAATAGTATAGTTTTTAGCCTTAAAACAAACCTTAATATGCCAATGCAATCCTTCGGGTTTAAGCTCTAAGATCCACTTATGTTCTATGGCTACATCACCCATATTGATCATAATCTCAATCCTATTTAAACCTATCTTCTTAATATCCCATACATATCTAGATGTATCGTACCAATGATCTTTAATCAAAAAAGCAACATTTAATCCTGGGCCTGCAGTAATACACTTATGCTTTAAAAATATCTTTACAAAACCTTCCCTGCTGCATTTAACGCTAAGATCCCCGAAAGTAAGGATCTGTCTGCTCCTTATATATTCAATAGCCTTCTTTACTTTCTTGTCCTTAGTGGCATAAACATTTATAATCGGCTCACTCCTGAATAGTCCAAGTCTCTGCAAGAAATAAAGCGTCTTTACTAGCCTCTTGAGTCTTACTGGTTTTGTGTTTCCGCTTTTATCAACAAATTCTGAAATATCCACTCCTTTCATATCTTTTACGGCTGAACTTATGCCAAAAATATTATAGTACCTAGGAATAAAAGCCTTTTTTAATGAAATAAACTTAAAACTCTGAGGGAATTTTGGAAAATAAATATTAAATTTTTCAGGCTCCATTCCAAGCGCTGCCGTAGGATTAATAAATAGAGTAGAGACATTGATGATATTTTCTATATAAGCTCTATTTCTCTTTACAAAGCGGAGAGTCTGCTGGAACTCTCTTCTGCCTTCCCCAGGATAACCTATAATTATGTTAAAAGTAGCCTTCATACCTGCTTCCTTTGTCAATCTTAAGACTCGCTCAGCATCAGAAGTATTATAGATTTTTCTCATCACCTTTAAAACCTTATCTGACCCACTCTCTATTCCATAACACAGAGATACGCAGCCTGCATCTTTAAGGCTCTTTAATAACTCTAAATCCATATCCCCTCTGGCAACAGCATAACTGCCCCATTGTATACTAAGAGACTCTTTTTTGATAAGCTCAGCAAGCTCTCTAAGTTTTTTTAGATTTCCATTACAAAGCAAGTCATTGAAGGAGAAATTCCTTACACCATTTTCTTTTATATGGAACTTTATCTCATCGACTATATTCTTTGGATCTCTCATCCTAAAAGGGGCGCACATAAAATGATCTACACAAAAAGTACACTTAGAGATGCAGCCGCGGCTAGTCAACAGAGGTAGAGTTCTAGTCTGTTTTTCACCAAATCCATAGTCATTTAAATCTAGATTTTTAAAATCTGGATAAGGAATGGTATTTAAATCAGATATTGGATCAGCCGGACTATTGTCAATCTCTTTTTTATCTTTTACAAATATAGTGCCTGGAATATTTTCTAGACTAGATTTCTTATAAAAACTTTCTACTATTTTATAGAATGGGCCCTCCCCTTCTCCTAAAACAAAGATATCTATCACCCCAGGATCAATAACGCTACGATCAAAATCCCAAAAACAGCCTGGACCACCTGCAACTAATAACTTATCGCTATTTTTACTCTTAATAATTTTAGCAATGTGATTCACAACGTAGATGCTTAAGTAATTGGCAGAGAACCCTATAATAGGTTCTGGGCGCTTAAGAATTATATCGATTAATTCATCAATCTCTTTGGAAAAACTACTTATCAAAAGACCTACTATATCTAGCTGCGGCAGACTGCTTGTAATGCTTATATCCCAAAACTTCTTCTTCTCATCAGAGACATTATTGTATAGTTTAGCATTAAAATCAAAGAGCAACGTCTTATATCCCTTAGATTCCATATAGCTTGATATATAAGATATACCCAGAGGAGGCATCCAAGGATGCCAAGTGTGGACCATTAAAAGCAGCAGATCCGATTTAGTGCCGTCAATAAGCGGCTGAAACATTTTCATATTCATATACTTTGCAGTGATATGCAGCTACATCAAAATCAAACATTTTTTTAGCTCTCTCTTTTAAAAGCTGAGAAAATTCATCTAAAAGCTCAGCCGTTATAGGGTGATCTTCAAAATCATCTTTTCTTAAAAACAGCCCTTCACGTTTTTTAAATATCCAATCTTTATCAAAAAGTGTATCTCCTCCAGGCTCTCGATTTCTATATTCAATAAATAAAATTATATATTTACCATGGGTATCTGTCCACCAATGATAAGCCGAGACCCATTGATCATATAAATCATGGGTTAAAATTCTATAGCCCTTGCTATGCGCTTTTATCTCAATCCAGAATTGCATCCCGACAGGACCATTCTTAATGCCAGCTGAACGGACAATCAAGCAATTATACTGACCAGGGGCTAAATAGTTTTCTAAATTTTCATAAAAAGAATCGGCTATATCAGAATTGTTCGCTTCAAAGTCTCTTAGAATATTATCACCGCTACTAATGGCAAATAGCTTATCATAGAGAGGCTTCTCTCCCTCAGAGAACGCCAATAGATAGACCCGAAAAACTAATATAATTAAAAATAATGATCTAAAAAAGATAGTCCAAAACGGTTTTTTAAACCTTAACCCTATTACAGTCATAATAGCAATAACCGGAATAAGAGGAAGAACATATCTAATCTGATGAACTCTAAACAAGCAAGATAATGCTAGGAGCGGAAAGAACAACCAGGATAACGCAATTTTTTTATTGGGTATAGATCTATTAAAAATATATCTAAAAACC
This genomic stretch from Candidatus Kaelpia aquatica harbors:
- the tadA gene encoding tRNA adenosine(34) deaminase TadA yields the protein MNDSFYMQEALKEAFKARNKDEVPIGAVIVYQNKIIARAHNQVRMLKDPTAHAEILAITQAADYLKYERLNGCNIYVTIEPCIMCAGALILARVDKLIYGASDNRQGAFGSLLDITKYKDTHHKVKVESGLFKEDCAFLVQKFFKEKRVTI
- a CDS encoding glycosyltransferase family 87 protein; the protein is MKNKILLILIVLLMVVSVFRYIHRAPKRNYSDFHVLHTTAERFKSGEELYTYEGEVSYFKYPPFYAFLISPLSFLSEYQAALLWHLINWVFMVLIFYCLVRILNSKRYILIVLLGFIYSFRFILENLDQGQANISFLAFTVFALYFYLKDRKIASSFFLVASILFKYLSLLFLPLFILKKDYKYIMRVIFFAPLLYFSPIIITGFRRMVQLSQGNIVFLFQSSLDKYSITCYPNQSLLAAFRRLFSQNQWYSTQLFQLSDKAISIVFIAVSLMLLIIAVLPKRDLRINFGLIAILVALLNPNGWKNSFVWLLIPAMTMFYFIFEKKIKDRVSLIMLILSFVFCSLTSEFVVYSWAGDLFEIYSFITWGALMLFFGLLRINRAIDT
- a CDS encoding radical SAM protein; translated protein: MKMFQPLIDGTKSDLLLLMVHTWHPWMPPLGISYISSYMESKGYKTLLFDFNAKLYNNVSDEKKKFWDISITSSLPQLDIVGLLISSFSKEIDELIDIILKRPEPIIGFSANYLSIYVVNHIAKIIKSKNSDKLLVAGGPGCFWDFDRSVIDPGVIDIFVLGEGEGPFYKIVESFYKKSSLENIPGTIFVKDKKEIDNSPADPISDLNTIPYPDFKNLDLNDYGFGEKQTRTLPLLTSRGCISKCTFCVDHFMCAPFRMRDPKNIVDEIKFHIKENGVRNFSFNDLLCNGNLKKLRELAELIKKESLSIQWGSYAVARGDMDLELLKSLKDAGCVSLCYGIESGSDKVLKVMRKIYNTSDAERVLRLTKEAGMKATFNIIIGYPGEGRREFQQTLRFVKRNRAYIENIINVSTLFINPTAALGMEPEKFNIYFPKFPQSFKFISLKKAFIPRYYNIFGISSAVKDMKGVDISEFVDKSGNTKPVRLKRLVKTLYFLQRLGLFRSEPIINVYATKDKKVKKAIEYIRSRQILTFGDLSVKCSREGFVKIFLKHKCITAGPGLNVAFLIKDHWYDTSRYVWDIKKIGLNRIEIMINMGDVAIEHKWILELKPEGLHWHIKVCFKAKNYTINDAKMGLMLSEFYKYWYSKSYQGEFPILDDNWKSLDLGDVQSVWAMTEGESPFGVEMSKIESSIPLSLRMESSLTKYSFRFLAFRNKIIRTCSNNKLDVKLFLGFREMSKSYLKIKEDKEILEKKEFQIVGAGDELNEEKEPLSLKRSSFLDLIIDKGVKLYYKQSEITSECGVVVTCHHNDRILDSRDAIWSSVGDKNCDIFDLYWENICFQIELKIRVKRNNILWSFRVYSLENTELKELKIGIFLNKKYDSWSLGPFKGGLPDNVKDRWGYLPLTKSNDNKILLNSSQNSLPALAFSKSKQGFFQIEVPDLNIAEGKIVCVVFNNLFLKSGKPLDFNYKIGLEE